Proteins encoded together in one Streptomyces sp. NA04227 window:
- a CDS encoding VOC family protein, with protein sequence MPEITEPYLPGTPCWVDLMADDQRAAIDFYGELFGWSGELGPEEFKGYAVMEKDGRAVCGIGPKMSPEGAPEPPHVWTTYLATEDSDESLRRARSAGGTVLVESMDVGNRGRMAVLADSVGAIFGLWQAGEFAGAALVNEPGSLLWNSCETRDPKTAGEFYEQVFGLESRRIPGSEGALALVPSGTDRPVGSIDDLGEHAPHVPPFWMTTFACDDVEALVTAASRRGGEVLGPPEDTPYGRAAGLHDPWGGMFGVMQVAEG encoded by the coding sequence ATGCCCGAGATCACAGAGCCCTACCTCCCCGGTACCCCCTGCTGGGTCGATCTGATGGCCGACGACCAGCGCGCCGCGATCGACTTCTACGGCGAACTGTTCGGCTGGAGCGGCGAGTTGGGCCCCGAGGAGTTCAAGGGCTACGCCGTGATGGAGAAGGACGGCCGAGCGGTCTGCGGGATCGGGCCGAAGATGAGCCCCGAGGGCGCGCCCGAACCGCCGCACGTCTGGACGACCTATCTGGCCACCGAGGACTCGGACGAGTCGCTGCGTCGTGCCCGTAGTGCCGGGGGCACGGTATTGGTCGAGAGCATGGATGTCGGAAATCGCGGCAGGATGGCCGTTCTGGCCGATTCGGTCGGCGCGATTTTCGGCCTCTGGCAGGCCGGTGAATTCGCGGGAGCGGCACTGGTGAACGAACCGGGATCATTGCTGTGGAACAGCTGCGAGACCCGCGATCCGAAGACCGCCGGGGAATTCTACGAGCAGGTCTTCGGCCTGGAGAGCCGGAGGATTCCGGGCTCCGAGGGCGCCCTCGCCCTGGTGCCGAGCGGCACCGACCGGCCCGTCGGCAGTATCGACGACCTGGGCGAGCACGCTCCGCATGTGCCGCCGTTCTGGATGACCACCTTCGCCTGTGACGATGTCGAAGCCCTGGTCACGGCCGCGAGCCGGCGGGGCGGCGAGGTCCTCGGCCCGCCCGAGGACACGCCCTACGGCCGGGCGGCGGGGCTGCACGATCCCTGGGGCGGCATGTTCGGCGTCATGCAGGTCGCGGAGGGCTGA
- a CDS encoding UvrD-helicase domain-containing protein, with translation MRQEQQFVDRLYARVDALRGEAERSVDGALTDVGKGLQARLERDVLVAERSGLLAALNAVDGSLCFGRVDLAAGEDGSTPGPSHHIGRIGIREDDEEHTPILIDWRAPVARPFYLATGHTPMGLRRRRHLTTEGRTVTALHDEILDLGDHTRTGHEDPTGDAVLLAALDSARTGRMGDIVRTIQADQDRIIRAPHRGVLVVEGGPGTGKTAVALHRAAYLLYEHRELLARRAVLIVGPNPAFLGYIGEVLPSLGETGVLLASLGELFPGLRARGTESPYTAAVKGRTEMAEALALAVRDRQHIPEPGQPLVIAHEDGDLILDWETAYEARQAARDTLLPHNLARPHFAFRIIDSLTDQLVERIGADPYGGPNFLGLDDRAQLGKGIAASAEVHAAIDELWPELSPRQFVSDFLADPVYLPEQDTEALRRAPGSPWTPADVPLLDEAAELLGHDDSAALAAAEAERQERIAYAQGVLELSRGSESYEFEDEESELLSAHDIIDAERMAERHEEDDHRSAAERAAADRTWAFGHIIVDEAQDLSPMAWRLLMRRCPTRSMTLVGDPAQTAETTGAGAAPPRGAAAEGARTWQEILEPYVGDRWEHTRLGVNYRTPAEIMALAAAVLRAEHPAFEPPVSVRATGTRPWAKASSDLAATVAEAAAGEIPEEGRLAVIAPRALHEEIAARLPDVRAGEEPDLTRHLVLLDPRQAKGLEFDRVIVVEPGTLPTSDLYVALTRATQSLGLVHSGELPEPLRAALAEVPV, from the coding sequence TTGCGGCAGGAACAGCAATTCGTCGACCGGCTCTATGCGCGGGTGGACGCCCTGCGCGGCGAGGCGGAGCGGTCCGTGGACGGTGCTCTGACCGATGTCGGCAAGGGGCTTCAGGCCCGGCTGGAACGCGACGTTCTGGTGGCCGAGCGCTCCGGGCTGCTCGCGGCGCTGAACGCGGTGGACGGTTCCCTGTGCTTCGGCCGGGTCGACCTGGCCGCGGGGGAGGACGGCAGCACCCCGGGGCCGAGCCACCACATCGGCCGGATCGGAATCCGGGAGGACGACGAGGAGCACACCCCGATCCTCATCGACTGGCGCGCCCCGGTCGCCCGCCCCTTCTACCTGGCCACCGGGCACACCCCGATGGGGCTGCGCCGCAGGCGTCATCTGACCACCGAGGGCCGTACCGTCACCGCCCTGCACGACGAGATCCTCGACCTCGGGGACCACACCCGCACCGGCCACGAGGACCCCACCGGCGACGCGGTCCTGCTCGCCGCCCTCGACTCGGCGCGCACCGGACGGATGGGCGACATCGTGCGCACCATCCAGGCCGACCAGGACCGCATCATCCGCGCCCCGCACCGCGGTGTGCTGGTGGTGGAGGGCGGCCCCGGTACCGGCAAGACGGCGGTCGCGCTGCACCGGGCCGCGTATCTCCTGTACGAGCACCGGGAGTTGCTGGCCCGCCGTGCCGTGCTGATCGTCGGACCCAACCCCGCCTTCCTCGGCTACATCGGCGAGGTGCTGCCCTCGCTCGGTGAGACGGGAGTGCTGCTCGCCAGCCTCGGCGAACTGTTCCCGGGGCTGCGCGCGCGGGGCACCGAGAGCCCGTACACCGCCGCCGTGAAGGGCCGCACCGAGATGGCCGAGGCCCTGGCCCTCGCGGTGCGCGACCGGCAGCACATCCCCGAGCCGGGGCAGCCGCTGGTGATCGCCCATGAGGACGGCGACCTGATCCTGGACTGGGAGACCGCCTACGAGGCACGGCAGGCGGCCCGCGACACCCTGCTCCCGCACAACCTCGCCCGCCCGCACTTCGCCTTCCGGATCATCGACTCACTGACCGACCAACTCGTCGAACGCATCGGCGCCGACCCCTACGGCGGCCCGAACTTCCTCGGCCTGGACGACCGCGCCCAGCTCGGCAAGGGCATCGCGGCCAGCGCCGAAGTCCACGCCGCCATCGACGAGTTGTGGCCCGAGCTGTCCCCGCGGCAGTTCGTGTCCGACTTCCTCGCCGACCCCGTGTACCTCCCCGAGCAGGACACCGAGGCGCTGCGCCGCGCACCCGGCTCGCCCTGGACACCGGCCGACGTACCGCTGCTCGACGAGGCCGCGGAACTGCTCGGGCACGACGACAGCGCCGCCCTCGCTGCCGCCGAGGCGGAGCGCCAGGAACGGATCGCCTACGCGCAGGGCGTCCTCGAACTCTCGCGCGGCTCGGAGAGCTACGAGTTCGAGGACGAGGAGTCCGAGCTGCTGTCCGCGCACGACATCATCGACGCCGAGCGGATGGCCGAGCGCCACGAGGAGGACGACCACCGCAGCGCGGCCGAACGCGCCGCCGCCGACCGGACCTGGGCCTTCGGGCACATCATCGTCGACGAGGCGCAGGACCTGTCGCCGATGGCGTGGAGGTTGCTCATGCGGCGCTGCCCGACCCGGTCCATGACCCTGGTCGGCGATCCGGCACAGACCGCCGAGACGACCGGGGCGGGTGCGGCGCCCCCGCGGGGCGCGGCCGCCGAGGGGGCACGTACCTGGCAGGAGATCCTGGAGCCGTACGTGGGCGACCGCTGGGAGCACACCCGGCTCGGCGTCAACTACCGCACGCCCGCCGAGATCATGGCACTCGCGGCCGCCGTACTGCGGGCCGAGCACCCCGCCTTCGAACCGCCGGTCTCGGTCCGCGCGACCGGCACCCGGCCCTGGGCGAAGGCGAGTTCGGACCTCGCGGCCACCGTGGCCGAGGCGGCGGCCGGGGAGATTCCCGAGGAGGGCCGCCTCGCGGTGATCGCCCCGCGCGCCCTGCACGAGGAGATCGCCGCCCGGCTGCCGGACGTACGCGCGGGCGAGGAGCCCGACCTCACCCGGCATCTGGTGCTGCTCGACCCGCGCCAGGCCAAGGGCCTCGAATTCGACCGGGTGATCGTGGTCGAGCCGGGGACCCTGCCGACCAGCGATCTGTACGTGGCGCTGACCCGGGCCACCCAGTCGCTCGGTCTGGTCCACAGCGGGGAGTTGCCCGAGCCGCTGCGCGCCGCGCTGGCCGAGGTACCGGTGTGA
- the glgB gene encoding 1,4-alpha-glucan branching enzyme: MTPSPFPDRSADHRPLPQDTPSPLPATPPPVRRLGTLDFADLGPGTAAVTRTDTDRAAPAPAPTRAAPPELRGTRQELGTARPVAGTRRASARTSGSAPGTDAITATAPAIGTDRSGTAAATTPDLPPAPEPGPAALSGEDRRRLLDGTHHDPHAVLGAHPVADGVVFRALRPYATSVTVLVEGMRGELHHDGEGFFSGVLPLRSVPEYRLLVDYDGTGHEIQDPYGFLPALGEFDLHLIGEGRHEELWKALGAEPMVHERVTGTRFTVWAPNARGVRVCGSFNYWDGTAAPMRSLGSSGVWELFLPAVGEGELYKFEITRPDGSKTLRADPMARRAEVPPATASVVHSSHHEWHDEDWLGRRGKLPVHEAPFSVYEVHLASWRPGLTYRQLAAQLPKYVRELGFTHVEFMPVAEHPFGGSWGYQVTGFYAPTSRMGTPDDFKYLIDALHRAGIGVLMDWVPAHFPRDDWALAEFDGRPLYEHADPRRAAHPDWGTLEFDYGRKEVRNFLVANAVYWCQEFHIDGLRVDAVASMLYLDYSREPGEWAPNEHGGRENLDAVAFLQEMNATVYRRVPGVITIAEESTAWDGVTRATHHTGPGGFGGLGFGLKWNMGWMHDSLGYVAHEPVHRRFHHNEMTFSMVYAYSENYVLPISHDEVVHGKGALVSKMPGDWWQQRANARAYLGFMWSHPGKQLLFMGQEFGQGAEWSEGHGPDWWLLDPAYGAEPDHRGMRDLVRELNSLYRREPSLWQRDTEPSGFSWVTGDAAEDNVFAHFRYDAAGSPLLSVSNFSPVVRHAYPLGVPEEVGAWREILNTDEERFGGSGVATGTGPLRPEPLGAHGRPASIRLTLPPLATVWLRPA, from the coding sequence GTGACCCCCAGCCCGTTCCCCGACCGCTCCGCCGACCACCGCCCCCTGCCGCAGGACACACCCTCGCCACTACCGGCCACTCCCCCGCCGGTCCGCAGACTCGGCACACTCGACTTCGCCGACCTGGGCCCCGGCACCGCTGCGGTCACGCGTACGGACACCGACCGCGCGGCACCGGCCCCGGCACCGACGCGCGCCGCGCCACCGGAACTCCGGGGCACCCGACAGGAGTTGGGCACCGCACGACCAGTCGCCGGTACGCGCCGCGCCAGCGCCCGCACCTCGGGATCGGCCCCCGGCACCGACGCGATCACCGCCACCGCCCCGGCCATCGGCACCGACAGGTCCGGCACCGCGGCCGCCACCACCCCCGATCTCCCGCCCGCCCCCGAGCCCGGCCCGGCTGCCCTCTCCGGCGAGGACCGGCGGCGGCTGCTCGACGGCACCCACCACGACCCGCACGCGGTGCTCGGCGCGCACCCCGTCGCCGACGGCGTGGTCTTCCGCGCGCTGCGGCCGTACGCCACCTCCGTCACGGTGCTCGTCGAGGGCATGCGGGGCGAACTCCACCACGACGGCGAGGGGTTTTTTTCCGGGGTGCTGCCGCTGCGTTCGGTGCCCGAGTACCGGCTGCTCGTCGACTACGACGGCACCGGGCACGAGATCCAGGACCCGTACGGATTCCTGCCCGCCCTGGGCGAGTTCGACCTGCATCTGATCGGCGAGGGCCGCCACGAGGAACTGTGGAAGGCGCTCGGTGCCGAGCCGATGGTGCACGAGCGGGTGACCGGGACCCGGTTCACCGTGTGGGCGCCGAACGCACGCGGGGTACGGGTCTGCGGCTCCTTCAACTACTGGGACGGCACGGCCGCGCCGATGCGTTCGCTCGGCTCCAGCGGGGTGTGGGAGCTGTTCCTGCCCGCCGTCGGCGAGGGCGAGCTGTACAAGTTCGAGATCACCCGGCCCGACGGTTCCAAGACCCTGCGCGCCGACCCGATGGCCCGCCGCGCCGAGGTCCCGCCCGCCACCGCCTCGGTCGTGCACAGCTCGCACCACGAGTGGCACGACGAGGACTGGCTCGGTCGACGCGGCAAACTCCCCGTGCACGAGGCGCCGTTCTCCGTGTACGAGGTCCATCTCGCCTCCTGGCGGCCAGGTCTGACGTACCGTCAGCTCGCCGCGCAACTGCCCAAGTACGTACGCGAACTGGGCTTCACGCACGTCGAGTTCATGCCGGTGGCCGAGCATCCCTTCGGCGGCTCCTGGGGCTACCAGGTGACCGGGTTCTACGCGCCGACCTCACGCATGGGCACGCCCGACGACTTCAAGTACCTGATCGACGCCCTGCACCGGGCGGGCATCGGGGTCCTCATGGACTGGGTGCCCGCGCACTTCCCGCGCGACGACTGGGCGCTGGCCGAGTTCGACGGCCGCCCGCTGTACGAGCACGCGGACCCGCGCCGGGCCGCGCACCCCGACTGGGGCACCCTGGAGTTCGACTACGGCCGCAAGGAGGTGCGCAACTTCCTTGTGGCCAACGCCGTTTACTGGTGCCAGGAGTTCCACATCGACGGGCTGCGGGTGGACGCGGTCGCCTCGATGCTCTACCTCGACTACTCGCGCGAGCCCGGCGAGTGGGCGCCCAACGAGCACGGCGGCCGGGAGAACCTGGACGCGGTCGCCTTCCTCCAGGAGATGAACGCCACCGTGTACCGCAGGGTGCCCGGGGTGATCACCATCGCCGAGGAGTCCACCGCCTGGGACGGCGTCACCCGGGCCACCCACCACACCGGCCCGGGCGGCTTCGGCGGGCTCGGCTTCGGACTGAAGTGGAACATGGGCTGGATGCACGACTCGCTCGGCTATGTCGCGCACGAGCCGGTGCACCGCAGGTTCCACCACAACGAGATGACCTTCTCGATGGTGTACGCGTACAGCGAGAACTACGTCCTGCCGATCTCGCACGACGAAGTGGTGCACGGCAAGGGCGCCCTGGTCTCAAAGATGCCCGGCGACTGGTGGCAGCAGCGCGCGAACGCCCGCGCCTATCTGGGCTTCATGTGGTCCCACCCGGGCAAGCAACTCCTGTTCATGGGGCAGGAGTTCGGACAGGGCGCGGAGTGGTCCGAGGGGCACGGCCCGGACTGGTGGCTGCTCGACCCGGCCTACGGCGCCGAGCCCGACCACCGCGGCATGCGCGACCTGGTGCGCGAGCTCAACTCCCTTTACCGGCGCGAGCCTTCGCTGTGGCAGCGCGACACCGAACCGTCCGGCTTCTCCTGGGTGACCGGCGACGCGGCCGAGGACAACGTCTTCGCCCACTTCCGCTACGACGCCGCCGGGTCGCCCCTGCTCTCGGTCTCCAACTTCTCACCGGTGGTGCGGCACGCGTACCCGCTCGGCGTCCCCGAGGAGGTCGGGGCCTGGCGCGAGATCCTCAACACCGACGAGGAACGCTTCGGCGGCAGCGGCGTCGCCACCGGCACCGGCCCGCTGCGGCCCGAACCGCTGGGCGCGCACGGCCGTCCGGCGAGCATCCGGCTCACCCTGCCGCCGCTCGCGACGGTCTGGCTGCGCCCCGCCTGA
- a CDS encoding maltokinase — translation MPEAVARTGTAPLRHPGRDHSDTQGNGHGHGLIESLAPLLHEWLPRQRWFAGKGRPLTGFALVTATDLLPPSAAQRLIHLLVRVEQPPGSTEPAAPPTADCYQLLLGTHRVLPRHLAPALIGRATRGPLRGQSVYEALHDPRLARVLLEALRTRARIGHLRFEHDRDVTIPAGLPSRVLGAEQSNSSLVYGDTFILKLLRRVVPGVNPDLELPLVLARDGCRQVPAPAAWFLADATAGHGHGRAADTSVLGVLTPYLSGAEDGWRLALDSLAARRPFTEEAYALGRATAAVHASLGRSLPTVALGRPQLAVLARAMTDRLEASAQVVPELREFAPRLRRAFTSLTALDPHRVHGTVQRVHGDLHLGQCLRLPSGEWAVIDFEGEPARPLAERRLPQPPLRDVAGILRSFDYAARTNRPWSPDWATDCRAAYCAGYAEVCGRDPRADAVLLRAYETDKAVYEVVYESRNRPDWVSVPLAAVRRLAAAGEQAADLPAPEEATP, via the coding sequence ATGCCGGAAGCCGTTGCCCGTACGGGAACCGCCCCCCTCCGGCACCCGGGCCGCGACCACAGCGACACCCAGGGCAACGGCCATGGCCACGGCCTCATCGAATCGCTCGCCCCGCTGCTGCACGAGTGGCTGCCCCGCCAGCGATGGTTCGCCGGAAAGGGCCGCCCCCTCACCGGCTTCGCCCTGGTCACGGCCACCGACCTGCTGCCGCCCTCGGCCGCGCAGCGCCTGATCCATCTCCTGGTCCGCGTCGAACAGCCCCCGGGCTCCACCGAACCGGCCGCCCCGCCCACGGCGGACTGCTACCAACTCCTGCTCGGTACGCACCGGGTGCTCCCCCGCCACCTCGCCCCCGCCCTCATCGGCCGCGCCACCCGGGGTCCGCTGCGCGGCCAGAGCGTGTACGAGGCGCTGCACGATCCGCGGCTCGCGCGGGTGCTCCTGGAGGCGCTGCGCACCCGGGCCCGGATCGGCCACCTGCGCTTCGAGCACGATCGGGACGTGACGATCCCGGCCGGTCTGCCCTCGCGCGTACTCGGCGCCGAGCAGTCCAACTCCTCGCTGGTCTATGGAGATACGTTCATCCTCAAGCTGCTGCGCAGAGTGGTCCCGGGCGTCAACCCGGACCTGGAACTGCCGCTGGTGCTCGCCCGGGACGGCTGCCGCCAGGTCCCCGCCCCGGCCGCCTGGTTCCTCGCCGACGCGACGGCGGGCCACGGCCACGGCCGCGCCGCCGACACCTCGGTCCTCGGGGTGCTCACCCCGTACCTCAGCGGCGCCGAGGACGGCTGGCGGCTGGCACTCGACTCGCTCGCCGCGCGGCGCCCGTTCACCGAGGAGGCGTACGCGCTCGGCCGGGCCACCGCCGCGGTGCACGCCTCGCTCGGCCGGTCCCTGCCGACCGTCGCCCTCGGCCGCCCGCAGCTCGCGGTACTGGCCCGCGCCATGACCGACCGCCTGGAAGCCTCGGCCCAAGTGGTCCCCGAACTACGGGAGTTCGCACCCCGGCTGCGCCGCGCGTTCACCTCCCTGACCGCACTCGATCCGCACCGGGTGCACGGAACGGTGCAGCGGGTGCACGGCGATCTGCACCTCGGGCAGTGTCTGCGCCTGCCCTCCGGCGAGTGGGCGGTGATCGACTTCGAGGGCGAACCCGCCCGCCCGCTGGCCGAACGCCGCCTGCCCCAGCCCCCGTTGCGCGACGTCGCCGGGATACTCCGGTCCTTCGACTACGCGGCCCGCACCAACCGGCCCTGGTCCCCCGACTGGGCGACCGACTGCCGGGCCGCGTACTGCGCCGGGTACGCCGAGGTCTGTGGCCGCGATCCGCGTGCCGACGCCGTACTGCTGCGCGCCTACGAGACCGACAAGGCGGTCTACGAGGTCGTCTACGAATCCCGCAACAGGCCCGACTGGGTCTCCGTACCCCTGGCCGCCGTCCGCCGCCTCGCAGCCGCAGGCGAGCAAGCCGCCGACCTGCCCGCCCCCGAGGAGGCAACCCCGTGA
- the treS gene encoding maltose alpha-D-glucosyltransferase, whose product MIVNEPVPDKFEDTPDRDRDPDWFKRAVFYEVLVRSFQDSNGDGIGDLKGITSKLDYLQWLGVDCLWLPPFFKSPLRDGGYDVADYTSVLPEFGDLADFVEFVDGAHQRGMRVIIDFVMNHTSDQHHWFQESRKDPDGPYGDYYVWADDDKQYADARIIFVDTEASNWTFDPVRKQYYWHRFFSHQPDLNYENPAVQEEILAALKFWLDLGIDGFRLDAVPYLYAEEGTNCENLPATHEMLRRVRAEIDQHYPDTVLLAEANQWPEDVVDYFGDYAKGGDECHMAFHFPVMPRIFMAVRRESRYPVSEILAKTPAIPSGCQWGIFLRNHDELTLEMVTDEERDYMYAEYAKDPRMRANIGIRRRLAPLLDNDRNQIELFTALLLSLPGSPILYYGDEIGMGDNIWLGDRDAVRTPMQWTPDRNAGFSSSDPGRLFLPTIMDPVYGYQVTNVEASMSSPSSLLHWTRRMIEIRKQNPAFGLGTYTELPSSNPAVLAFLREAPSAADDDDLVLCVNNFSRFPQPTELDLREFNGRHPVELIGGVRFPAIGELPYLLTLAGHGFYWFRLRREPVTTA is encoded by the coding sequence ATGATCGTCAACGAGCCCGTACCGGACAAGTTCGAGGACACCCCGGACCGGGACCGGGACCCGGACTGGTTCAAACGCGCCGTCTTCTACGAGGTCCTGGTCCGTTCCTTCCAGGACAGCAACGGTGACGGCATCGGCGACCTCAAGGGCATCACCTCCAAACTGGACTACCTCCAGTGGCTCGGCGTCGACTGCCTGTGGCTGCCGCCGTTCTTCAAGTCGCCGCTGCGCGACGGGGGTTACGACGTCGCCGACTACACTTCGGTACTGCCCGAGTTCGGCGACCTCGCCGACTTCGTGGAGTTCGTCGACGGTGCCCACCAGCGGGGCATGCGCGTGATCATCGACTTCGTCATGAACCACACCAGCGACCAGCACCACTGGTTCCAGGAGTCCCGCAAGGATCCGGACGGGCCTTACGGCGACTACTACGTCTGGGCCGACGACGACAAGCAGTACGCGGACGCGCGGATCATCTTCGTCGACACCGAGGCCTCCAACTGGACCTTCGACCCGGTCCGCAAGCAGTACTACTGGCACCGCTTCTTCTCGCACCAGCCCGACCTCAACTACGAGAACCCGGCCGTGCAGGAGGAGATCCTGGCCGCCCTGAAGTTCTGGCTCGACCTCGGCATCGACGGCTTCCGCCTGGACGCGGTGCCCTACCTGTACGCCGAGGAGGGCACCAACTGCGAGAACCTGCCCGCCACCCACGAGATGCTGCGCCGGGTACGCGCCGAAATCGACCAGCACTACCCGGACACGGTGCTGCTCGCCGAGGCCAACCAGTGGCCCGAGGACGTCGTCGACTACTTCGGCGACTACGCCAAGGGCGGCGACGAGTGCCACATGGCGTTCCACTTCCCGGTGATGCCGCGGATCTTCATGGCCGTACGGCGCGAGTCGCGCTACCCGGTCTCGGAGATCCTGGCCAAGACCCCGGCGATCCCGTCCGGCTGCCAGTGGGGCATCTTCCTGCGCAACCACGACGAGCTGACCCTGGAGATGGTCACCGACGAGGAGCGCGACTACATGTACGCGGAGTACGCCAAGGACCCGCGGATGCGCGCCAACATCGGCATCCGCAGGCGGCTCGCCCCGCTGCTCGACAACGACCGCAACCAGATCGAACTGTTCACCGCGCTGCTGCTCTCGCTGCCCGGCTCGCCGATCCTCTACTACGGCGACGAGATCGGGATGGGCGACAACATCTGGCTCGGCGACCGGGACGCGGTGCGCACCCCGATGCAGTGGACGCCGGACCGCAACGCGGGCTTCTCCTCCAGCGATCCCGGGCGGCTCTTCCTGCCGACGATCATGGACCCGGTCTACGGCTACCAGGTCACCAATGTCGAGGCCTCGATGTCCTCGCCGTCCTCGCTGCTGCACTGGACGCGCCGGATGATCGAGATCCGCAAGCAGAACCCGGCCTTCGGCCTCGGCACGTACACCGAACTGCCCTCCTCCAACCCGGCAGTTCTGGCCTTTCTGCGCGAGGCGCCTTCGGCCGCGGACGACGACGACCTGGTGCTGTGCGTGAACAACTTCTCGCGCTTCCCGCAGCCCACCGAGCTGGACCTGCGCGAGTTCAACGGGCGGCACCCGGTCGAACTGATCGGCGGGGTGCGCTTCCCCGCCATCGGTGAACTGCCGTATCTGCTGACGCTGGCGGGCCACGGCTTCTACTGGTTCCGGCTGCGGCGCGAGCCGGTGACGACGGCGTAG